The candidate division TA06 bacterium B3_TA06 genome includes a region encoding these proteins:
- a CDS encoding UDP-4-amino-4,6-dideoxy-N-acetyl-beta-L-altrosamine transaminase: MKPAIEGGKPVREEPLVFGKPDIRMEDIAEVVDTLRSGWIGQGPKTERFEQMFAEYTGAKHAIAVNSCTAALYLSLGMLELGPEDEVITSPMTYPSTANVILHHGAKVRFADVDERSGNIDPVNVQEQITTKTRAVIPVHLHGYPVDMEAILYLAEYASIAVIVDAAHAIEARYMDKHVGVLGDAACFSFYATKNVTSADGGMITTDRDDWAKRFKLLRMHGITRTAWNRFKEEGFKFYDTVTPGYKLNLTDLQSAMALHQMERIEDSWKRRTEVWKAYDAALSQMKGIETPPEPGEGRHAHHLYPVRLKLEQLSITRDEFLEALKAEGIGAGIHFISLHLHSFYKNTFGFKPDDFPVAARISQRTLSLPLSPALTDTDVEDVIAAVRKLLSYYAR, from the coding sequence ATGAAACCAGCGATTGAGGGCGGGAAGCCCGTACGTGAAGAGCCTCTTGTCTTCGGCAAACCTGACATCCGAATGGAAGATATAGCCGAGGTCGTGGACACCCTGCGTTCGGGCTGGATAGGCCAAGGTCCGAAAACCGAGCGCTTCGAGCAGATGTTTGCCGAATATACCGGAGCAAAGCACGCAATCGCGGTAAACTCATGCACAGCCGCGCTTTACCTCTCGCTTGGTATGCTTGAGCTGGGACCTGAAGACGAGGTCATAACATCTCCCATGACCTATCCCTCGACCGCCAACGTTATACTTCATCACGGGGCAAAGGTTCGCTTCGCAGACGTTGATGAACGAAGCGGAAATATTGATCCGGTTAATGTCCAGGAGCAAATCACCACCAAAACCAGGGCGGTTATTCCAGTGCATCTTCATGGCTACCCCGTTGACATGGAGGCGATACTCTATCTGGCAGAGTATGCCAGCATTGCCGTCATAGTTGACGCGGCACATGCAATCGAGGCTCGTTACATGGACAAGCACGTTGGGGTGCTGGGGGATGCGGCCTGCTTCAGCTTCTACGCCACCAAGAACGTCACTTCTGCCGATGGTGGTATGATCACCACCGATCGAGACGACTGGGCCAAGAGATTCAAGCTTCTAAGGATGCACGGGATAACCCGAACCGCGTGGAACAGATTCAAGGAAGAAGGTTTCAAGTTCTACGATACGGTGACTCCCGGCTACAAGCTAAACCTTACCGACCTGCAGTCTGCGATGGCTCTGCACCAGATGGAGCGCATCGAGGATAGCTGGAAGAGGCGGACTGAGGTGTGGAAGGCATACGATGCCGCGCTCAGCCAGATGAAAGGAATAGAAACCCCGCCTGAGCCTGGAGAAGGTCGTCACGCCCACCACCTCTACCCGGTGAGGCTGAAGTTGGAGCAACTGAGTATAACAAGGGACGAGTTTCTCGAGGCGCTCAAGGCGGAAGGCATCGGTGCCGGCATCCACTTCATCTCGCTTCATCTGCACAGCTTCTACAAAAACACCTTCGGATTTAAGCCGGATGATTTCCCGGTAGCGGCAAGGATATCACAGCGCACCCTGTCATTACCCCTCTCCCCAGCCCTCACAGATACCGACGTAGAGGATGTGATAGCCGCTGTCCGCAAGCTTCTTTCCTACTATGCCCGTTGA